A genomic stretch from Enterobacteriaceae endosymbiont of Donacia dentata includes:
- the bamA gene encoding outer membrane protein assembly factor BamA, translating into MILNNFKKKFFLKINQYYKYLFIFIFILNINNITYATSIEKKQNLYCINKIIFFGINRAELKNFITNINLYKKKCMSKKDISDIINILFYTNMFKNISIFKYKNLIFIKILEKPIINNVSIKGNKIISNDFINLLLSKFNIKKGEILNDVLLFYLKKNIEYIFLKNGMFSSKIKIRVVTDIYNKANIQILFKENNITQINEINIIGNNNYTNDFLLKYLKLNNNFFLKKEKYKNNFIANILIKLKNFYLSKGYVNFKIQNITQYLSFDKKKLNLIIKIKENKKFFYNKIILNVDKKKYFKHIRNMINIVPGNVYNNNIILQLKYKIKEFLRNHGFLNAKVKIKKLFNNKNNTIDLIFNVKTQKKFYVKKIDFLGNNFTQDYILRNEVLQMEGTVLNTQLLKKTQKKLYLLGYFDKVEIFIHKNHDLANTLDVFFKVKEKNIGALNTNLGIGLGGTLSLDTNIKQNNFIGTGYDIDINFNKDFYHSYLEFFILKNNVFLNRVNIGIKIFINKLKENNNFFYDFINKNKGILGIIKFSMDENTLLESNIGFIKNKISNIQPQIALWRYFKSIGYKTYNKLYKNYLLDEFIIKYSFLHDGLNDFQIPLTGNLISLDTDFTIPLYNNNRNYKIDFNYLQYFSLNSRFLHNFLENNSLVFLLKSHIGYGNGFFGGEYPFYKNFLLGGTNSIHGFKNNSIGPKAVYYFSNGNYCKNGGKTICLSDNAIGGNFLVNINNELIMPVPFLKDEYKEKIKSSIFLDIGNLIDTSWKNDYLSKLYKIPNFNSFSKIKASIGFSLKWYSPFGKITLSYAYPFKMENTDKIEFFQFNISKIW; encoded by the coding sequence ATGATTTTAAACAATTTTAAAAAAAAATTTTTTCTAAAGATAAATCAATACTATAAATATTTATTTATATTTATATTTATTTTAAATATAAATAATATTACTTATGCTACTTCTATAGAAAAAAAACAAAATTTATATTGTATTAATAAAATAATATTTTTTGGTATTAATAGAGCAGAATTAAAAAATTTTATTACTAATATTAATTTATATAAAAAAAAATGTATGTCTAAAAAAGATATATCTGATATTATAAATATATTATTTTATACCAATATGTTTAAAAATATTAGTATTTTTAAATATAAAAATTTAATTTTTATTAAAATTTTAGAAAAACCAATTATTAATAATGTTTCTATTAAAGGTAATAAAATTATTTCTAATGATTTTATTAATTTATTACTTAGTAAATTTAATATAAAAAAAGGAGAAATATTAAATGATGTTTTATTATTTTATTTAAAAAAAAATATTGAATATATATTTTTAAAAAATGGTATGTTCTCTTCTAAAATAAAAATTAGAGTTGTAACAGATATATATAATAAAGCAAATATTCAGATTTTATTTAAAGAAAATAATATTACACAAATTAATGAAATAAATATTATAGGAAATAATAATTATACAAATGATTTTTTATTAAAATATTTAAAATTAAATAATAATTTTTTTTTAAAAAAAGAAAAATATAAAAATAATTTTATTGCAAATATTTTAATTAAATTAAAAAATTTTTATTTAAGTAAAGGATATGTCAATTTTAAAATTCAAAATATTACTCAATACTTATCATTTGATAAAAAAAAACTTAATTTAATAATTAAGATAAAAGAAAATAAAAAATTTTTTTATAATAAAATTATTTTAAATGTAGATAAAAAAAAATATTTTAAACATATAAGAAATATGATTAATATTGTTCCTGGAAATGTATATAATAATAATATAATTTTACAATTAAAATATAAAATTAAAGAATTTTTAAGAAATCATGGATTTTTAAATGCTAAAGTTAAAATAAAAAAACTATTTAATAATAAAAATAATACAATAGATTTAATTTTTAATGTTAAAACACAAAAAAAATTTTATGTAAAAAAAATAGATTTTTTAGGTAATAATTTTACACAGGATTATATTTTAAGAAATGAAGTATTACAAATGGAAGGAACTGTTCTTAATACTCAATTATTAAAAAAAACACAAAAAAAATTATATTTATTAGGTTATTTTGATAAAGTTGAAATTTTTATACATAAAAATCATGATTTAGCAAATACATTAGATGTATTCTTTAAAGTTAAAGAAAAAAATATAGGTGCTTTAAATACTAATTTAGGAATAGGACTTGGTGGAACATTATCATTAGATACTAATATAAAACAAAATAATTTTATAGGAACTGGTTATGATATAGATATTAATTTTAATAAAGATTTTTATCATTCTTATCTGGAATTCTTTATTTTAAAAAATAATGTTTTTCTAAATAGAGTAAATATTGGAATAAAAATTTTTATAAATAAACTTAAAGAAAATAATAATTTTTTCTATGATTTTATTAATAAAAATAAAGGGATACTTGGAATAATAAAATTTTCTATGGATGAAAATACTCTTTTAGAGAGTAATATTGGTTTTATAAAAAATAAAATTAGTAATATTCAACCACAAATAGCTTTATGGCGTTACTTTAAAAGTATAGGATATAAAACATATAATAAATTATATAAAAATTATTTATTGGATGAATTTATTATTAAATACTCATTTTTACATGATGGTTTAAATGATTTTCAAATTCCATTAACTGGAAATTTAATTTCTCTTGATACAGATTTTACAATTCCATTGTATAATAATAATAGAAATTATAAAATAGATTTTAATTACTTACAATATTTTTCTTTAAACTCACGATTTTTACATAACTTTTTAGAAAATAATTCTTTAGTATTTTTACTTAAAAGTCATATTGGTTATGGAAATGGTTTTTTTGGAGGAGAATATCCTTTTTATAAAAATTTTTTATTAGGAGGAACTAATTCAATTCATGGATTTAAAAATAATAGTATTGGACCAAAAGCAGTATATTATTTTTCAAATGGAAATTATTGTAAAAATGGTGGAAAAACTATTTGTTTATCAGATAATGCAATTGGAGGTAATTTTTTAGTTAATATTAATAATGAATTAATTATGCCTGTTCCTTTTTTAAAGGATGAATATAAAGAAAAAATAAAATCTTCTATATTTTTAGATATTGGAAATTTAATAGATACTTCATGGAAAAATGATTATTTATCTAAATTATATAAAATTCCAAATTTTAATAGTTTTTCAAAAATTAAAGCATCAATTGGATTTTCTTTAAAATGGTATTCACCATTTGGAAAAATTACTTTATCTTATGCATATCCATTTAAAATGGAAAATACAGATAAAATTGAATTCTTTCAATTTAATATTTCAAAAATTTGGTAA
- the rseP gene encoding RIP metalloprotease RseP, translated as MFNILYNIIIFTITISSLIIVHECGHFYIARLFNTYVECFSLGFGKKIFEYHDKYGTNYIIRLIPLGGYVKMPDLINKNTLKYNFKKYKFIFFNQLSFFKKILIILGGPFANIIFAILIYWFIFFIGFPIKKTVINEINYISIANNIGLKSNFEIKKINGVNISNWNIFNIELIKNINSKKKINLEISKINSNILIKKTLYIYKKFIKSLKEKNLIFTLGIIPKGLKIIPIINYIIPGSMAEKLKLHIGDKIINIEGEKFTNWYNFQKFIYQNNNKTIHFSINRNKKNVNFTILPSFTKFKKKHFLGFLPKIINIKDTSEIICKFNLFKALQKSLKKTVNLTKLILNSFINLFYNKNNIYKLNGPISIGYIAGKLIRNNFIYYFMFLALININLSIINLFPLPILDGGQLLFLFFEKIIGKKIPYKFKKLIYNISIIILIIIMGITFINDFKQF; from the coding sequence TTGTTTAATATTTTATATAATATAATAATATTTACTATTACTATAAGTAGTTTAATTATAGTTCATGAATGTGGACATTTTTATATAGCAAGACTCTTTAATACATATGTAGAGTGTTTCTCATTAGGTTTTGGTAAAAAAATTTTTGAATATCATGATAAATATGGGACTAATTATATTATAAGATTAATTCCATTAGGTGGTTATGTCAAAATGCCTGATTTAATAAACAAAAATACTCTTAAATATAATTTTAAAAAATATAAATTTATATTTTTTAATCAATTAAGTTTTTTTAAAAAAATTTTAATTATTTTAGGAGGACCATTTGCAAATATTATTTTTGCAATATTAATTTATTGGTTTATTTTTTTTATAGGATTTCCTATCAAAAAAACCGTTATTAATGAAATTAACTATATTTCAATAGCTAATAATATTGGATTAAAATCAAATTTTGAAATTAAAAAAATTAATGGAGTCAATATTTCTAATTGGAATATTTTTAATATTGAATTAATTAAAAATATTAATAGTAAGAAAAAAATAAATTTAGAAATTAGTAAAATAAATTCAAATATTTTGATTAAAAAAACATTATATATTTATAAAAAATTTATTAAATCTTTAAAAGAAAAAAATTTAATATTTACATTAGGTATTATACCCAAAGGATTAAAAATTATCCCTATTATTAATTATATTATACCTGGATCAATGGCAGAGAAATTAAAATTACATATTGGTGATAAAATCATAAATATAGAAGGGGAAAAATTTACAAATTGGTATAATTTTCAAAAATTTATTTATCAAAATAATAATAAAACTATACATTTTAGTATTAATAGAAATAAAAAAAATGTAAATTTTACTATTTTACCTTCTTTTACCAAATTTAAAAAAAAACATTTTTTAGGATTTTTACCCAAAATTATTAATATAAAAGATACATCAGAAATTATATGTAAATTTAATCTTTTTAAAGCATTACAAAAATCTTTAAAAAAAACTGTTAATTTAACTAAATTAATTTTAAATTCTTTTATAAATCTTTTTTATAATAAAAATAATATTTATAAATTAAATGGACCTATTTCTATAGGTTATATTGCTGGAAAATTAATTCGTAATAATTTTATTTATTATTTTATGTTTTTAGCATTAATAAATATTAATTTAAGTATAATTAATTTATTTCCTCTTCCAATATTAGATGGAGGACAGTTACTTTTTTTATTTTTTGAAAAAATTATAGGTAAAAAAATACCATATAAATTTAAAAAATTAATATATAATATTAGTATAATTATTTTAATTATAATTATGGGGATTACATTTATAAATGATTTTAAACAATTTTAA
- the uppS gene encoding polyprenyl diphosphate synthase has protein sequence MKINKLNIKNIDINYPKHIAIIMDGNRRWAKKNKKLKFLGHREGVKTVKKIIGLSLKYKIKALTLYAFSSENWKRSSTEVKFLINLFQEILDIETINLKKKNICLKIIGDIKKFNLSLQKSITKAEFITKNNNKLLLNIAVNYGGRWDITNSVKKIVFNINKGVLNPKDINENIINTYTCLSNIFPIDLVIRTGGEYRISNFLIWQIAYSELYFTKKLWPEFDKKDFKKALNFFIKRNRRFGGD, from the coding sequence ATGAAAATTAATAAATTAAATATAAAAAATATTGATATTAATTATCCTAAACATATTGCTATTATTATGGATGGAAATAGAAGATGGGCAAAAAAAAATAAAAAATTAAAATTTTTAGGTCACAGGGAAGGTGTTAAAACTGTAAAAAAAATAATCGGACTTTCTTTAAAATATAAAATAAAAGCATTAACATTATATGCTTTTAGCAGTGAAAATTGGAAAAGATCTAGTACTGAAGTAAAATTTTTAATAAATTTATTTCAAGAAATTTTAGATATTGAAACAATAAATTTAAAAAAAAAAAACATATGTCTAAAAATAATTGGTGATATAAAAAAATTTAATCTTTCTTTACAAAAATCAATTACTAAAGCAGAGTTTATAACTAAAAATAATAATAAATTATTATTAAATATAGCAGTAAATTATGGTGGTCGTTGGGATATTACTAATAGTGTTAAAAAAATTGTTTTCAATATAAATAAGGGAGTATTAAATCCTAAAGATATCAATGAGAATATAATAAATACTTATACCTGTTTAAGCAATATTTTTCCTATAGATTTAGTAATAAGAACAGGAGGTGAATATCGTATAAGTAATTTTTTAATTTGGCAAATTGCATATTCAGAATTATATTTTACAAAAAAATTATGGCCTGAATTTGATAAAAAAGATTTTAAAAAAGCATTAAATTTTTTTATAAAAAGAAATCGTCGTTTTGGTGGTGATTAA
- a CDS encoding ribosome recycling factor, whose translation MYNDIINNNKINMEKCLDSFINKVTIMSQNRISPYLLNNISIKLDNKLILINHISSIVVENSFTLKITPFDFKIIKNIEKSIVLSNLDVTTKIINRNIYVYIPPITETRKKKIFKNIKTETELNRIHIRNIRRKSNNKIKILLKEKKINENQEKKLHHCIQEQTTLIINNMKQFLKKKEKELLD comes from the coding sequence ATGTATAATGATATTATTAATAATAATAAAATAAATATGGAAAAATGTTTAGATTCATTTATAAATAAAGTTACTATAATGTCTCAAAATAGAATATCTCCTTATTTATTAAATAATATATCTATAAAATTAGATAATAAATTGATATTAATCAATCACATATCTTCTATAGTAGTTGAAAATTCTTTTACTCTTAAAATAACTCCTTTTGATTTTAAAATAATAAAAAATATAGAGAAAAGTATTGTTCTTTCTAATTTAGATGTAACTACTAAAATAATTAATCGTAATATTTATGTTTATATTCCTCCTATTACTGAAACTAGAAAAAAAAAAATATTTAAAAATATTAAAACAGAAACTGAATTAAATCGAATTCATATTCGTAATATACGTAGAAAATCAAATAATAAAATTAAAATTCTTTTAAAAGAAAAAAAAATAAACGAAAATCAAGAAAAAAAATTACATCATTGTATACAAGAACAAACTACATTGATCATAAATAATATGAAACAATTTTTAAAAAAAAAAGAAAAAGAATTATTAGATTAA